The Pyrus communis chromosome 9, drPyrComm1.1, whole genome shotgun sequence genome has a segment encoding these proteins:
- the LOC137744774 gene encoding carbonic anhydrase Nec1-like, which yields MMLQSKQTHIQFFALTIFLLYWNQIPVTAKPLDQEIAFDYREGSEKGPEHWGELKQEWAACKDGRSQSPISLDESRATKVIQSSRDLIVSYKPSDAILKNEGHYIALEWEGDAGSIQIDGSDYFLKRCHWHTPSEHTINGVRYDLELHMVHQSADQNNIAVVSFLYEVGQPNPFLSRVIKNIFCD from the exons ATGATGCTTCAATCAAAGCAAACCCATATTCAGTTCTTTGCTTtgacaatttttcttttgtattggAACCAAATACCAGTTACAGCTAAACCACTCG ACCAAGAAATAGCGTTTGATTATAGGGAAGGGAGTGAGAAGGGCCCAGAACACTGGGGAGAGCTTAAACAAGAATGGGCGGCATGTAAAGATGGACGATCTCAATCACCAATAAGTTTAGACGAGAGTCGTGCCACCAAAGTGATTCAAAGTTCAAGGGATCTTATAGTGAGCTATAAGCCTTCCGATGCAATTCTCAAGAATGAAGGTCACTATATCGCG CTTGAATGGGAAGGCGATGCTGGATCTATCCAAATCGACGGCTCAGATTACTTCCTCAAAAGATGTCATTGGCACACCCCATCTGAACACACCATTAATGGTGTAAg GTATGATTTGGAACTGCACATGGTGCATCAAAGCGCAGACCAGAACAATATAGCTGTAGTTTCATTTCTATACGAAGTCGGGCAGCCCAATCCTTTTTTATCAAGGGTAATTAAAA ATATCTTCTGTGATTAG